A segment of the Coffea arabica cultivar ET-39 chromosome 8c, Coffea Arabica ET-39 HiFi, whole genome shotgun sequence genome:
ACTATGCACTCTAGATACACATAATTATATACACTACTCAATCCAGAATACAGGGCAACCAAATAGGTATACGCTGTACTTGTATAAAAGCAAATGCATAAGGTCAAACAATTCTGAATCGACTGCGATGAAGCAATAGAAACATTGTGCAGGAAGCATCAGTCTCGAGACTTTTGACAATAAGCTGATAGAATAATTGGCTTCTTTACATCTATCAATTCGATATAAACTTCAATATCAATGAAATCAAAAGAttcaagcataagttatgaaacAGCAATAAAAGAATACATTGAGGTGCAGGCAATTGCACTTATAGGTGATTGAGTTGATTTTTTAGTCAACTTTTACCTGCATTGTTCATGAGAACTAGGATCCCTGGATAAGTCAGGCTTCTTAGGAGAGTCCTTACCCAGATAGGCGTTCTGGTTGAGCTCAGTCTCAGGGGCTGGATTTGCAATCCGATCACCGTGCTGATGCAACGACTCAGGATGATGAGAAACCAAAATGGTAAGCGGGGTTTCTTCTGGGACGGCTAAATGCTCCGATGAGGCATGGTTTCTTTTTCCATCCAAGCTCTGCTTTTCAACATGACATGAATTACCGGCAGCGTCAGCTCCTAGGGCCACACTAGTTTCTTGTGATCCTGCCTCTGGGTTTGGAACaacattttctttcatttatccCGCAACTGTAGCAGCTAATTTTCACTTCTCCGCGGGGGTGTCGAATACAGTAACGAAGGATTATTAAACCATTCAAGTTGTTTCCTCTCTGTAACTAGGAATAGGATTATAATTTTACAATCGGCAGTGAGCAAATCCTTTGCAATCCCCTCTCCCCACTCCTCCACCCCGCCTCCcaagaaacccaaaaaaaaaaggcccaCAAAATAAATTGTCGACTCAATGAAGAAACAAAGTTACCAAATACAAAccccaagaaaacaaaaaaacaggTAAAAGTTTACGAGTGGTAAAGTACTACTTAGACTTAGGAGGGAGGTGAAGAAACCccaatatacaaaattaaatctTGAACAACCAACGAAGAGAATAGTTACTACTTACTACTAATCTCTTCCTCCAAAATTTAACGATCAGCAGCTCATCTGCAAACACATCGCAGGCAACAAAATCTTAAGTACGATTTCGAATTTGCAATTAcgataaataaaacaaatatgAAAATGGCAAGGAGGAACAAGATAGATCCAACCGACTGGTTTGGTCCCTTTGgttaaaggaagaaaagaaaacgaaCAACCGAAAAGGTTTGATGAGAGTTAGTTGAATCCAGCAAGAaactaaggccttgtttggattgcttgtttccgtcgaaaaatattgtcgttttccgtgatcacatttccctatcacctttttccctcacatatatcaaatcgttacagtaatttttccatgaaaaatgacgaaaaatacaatccaaacacaacctaaagAAAGACGAGACAGTGAGACGCGAGTCACGCGACCCTCGGCCGTCGACCTATTTCATTTACTTGCATCAAGTAGCATCATGTAcaaaatcatgcaaattttgaatttaaaattcaatttttatacacacacgcgcgcacatatatatatatatatatatatatatatatatatatttagttaATCTGACGATGATAGtacatatatttttatattatataaaaaaaatttttggattactGTTTATTAGCTTTCATCTGCTCTCCTTAGGAGTATTTTGGTCTTTCCAATATgacaaaaaggtgaaatttatGGCTTCTGAATTTCTGATATtgactttgcattttctttctctATAATGCCCTTGGTGGTCCGGTTTTACCCATAAATTTGGAGATTTGTGTGTTCGTTTATTAATGTTTGGTTAGGCTTTCTTGTAATTTTAATCATGTTTGTGCCCTTTTATTGTTCTTTTCCTTAACCTTATCGTGATTACCAAGTAGGGTGGAGATTGAGAAGTCAGAAATGCccattttttatttcctttcttcATCATTAATCTCACTCTTCACTTCATCTTCCTTTCAATCATCCTCTAATTTCTctcatcttcttcctcttttcttttctttggttttttttttttggtttttaattCTGACCAAGAGCAACAACAAAGTAagactttttttctttctcatcATCAAGACTTCTTTAGCCTTTTCGATTTTTTAGAGGGTTTACCAGTCGAATTTTAACATATAATACGTATATatttgtgaagtaaattttTTCCCGGTGTAGAAGAAATTACAGTATTACAGGTCTCCTCCGGCCTCAAGAGGGTTAAGGTTAGacttgcatttttcctttctcgactttcttttatatatttttttttcaatttttttcttgcctGTTATTTTCGCCATATTTTTTTCAACTTTCTTtagcctttcattttctttatcaTAATAATACATCCAACCAACTCGATATAGAAAATGGCAAGCAAAAGCAGGAGAACGGAAAAGCCAGTGGTCCAAGCAGAAAAGatgtttttttccccctttaatAACCAGTTTCTAAATTTTTCCTTGAATTCTTTCCTTGccatcttttaaaaaaaaaaataaatatcttTCTATGTATATTGGTTGTCTGGATTTATTTTTGGATGTGTACTTGAAAATTTAGATATATGTTCCCTTCAAGTGCaatcttggaatttttttttgtacatgattgtcttttgttttcttttttatcgTTAGTATTTCTATGTACATTATAGTTTACTCCTGTTTTAGGTTTCGTCCGAGCATGACAAGTTTCATGAGACCTATGTTCTCGACAGAGACGTAagccttcttttctttccctatgTTTTTTAAACCACTTTACAAATTAGTAATTTCGTTGTATAGTTATTTGTATAAAATTTCCTCTTTGAACTCTTATTATTTTACTCGATTGAATTTCATGagacaataaattttttttttttttgctcattATCTTTTAAGGATGCAACAATTTAGGAGTTCCATACTTACTAAGATTGAGGGTAATAGGTTGTGACTTTAGTATTTACGTTCACTTGTAGGCTTCCTATTATTGGAATTTGTAAATTGTTTTTTATGATAATCTTAGGAATTGATCAAGATttgcaaattaatttttcaaagctATCTTTGGGGGAAAAAAATAGGTCAATGGCATATGATTTAAGTTCAAGATTCTAGTTTGTGGTCCAAAGAGCACGACCAGTTGCCGTTGAAGCAGCTGTTGGAAGATTTATTGCCTTGcagtaatttttcaaatcatttccagATTTCGATCTGGGAAGTGACGCACCAATGATTTACTTGCATAAGCCTCTTAATTTTTTCTCAATTGTTGGTTTTggttttaatttcaaaattctttGTTTTGACAGACCATCGATTTCCTATTCAGGATTACAGTATGGTGGTGCTTTTTCTCTGTTTTCATGTATGTTGTATTCTCTGCAGTTCTCTTCTACTTCATCATCAGTTTTACTGTAATTGGTCTTGctcctgaatttttttttttttgggtttttatgTTTTACAGGTCATAGATTCTATAACATATTGTTCATATTTTAGGTTTAAATAGTTTGGTTGAAGATTTGCGTGTATTTCATTTACATTGCCTTGCATTAAAGCTCTTGCCTTTGTTGTCTTTTGGCAGATAGCTTTCTAATTTAGTTCCAGGTTGCTTATTTGTTTTAATCTTTCCCATGTATggaatgttttacaaaaaaatattatgaaattaGGTTCTCTTGTACCACTAAGTTGCCTTTGCATTAAACTTACTCTTTGATTTTGCTTTTCAGGACCAGCTGGTTATTCAATGTTGAAAGATTGCATAGGGTTCATATAGAGtgatcaatttttgagataacCTCTTTTTGATCTGTCTCCACTGTTTAATTATCtacttttttatgtttttcatgttttgattttCCTCAATTCTTCTATTCCTGACACACCTACTCTTAATGAATAAGTTACTTACGATGGCTTTTTTCACATGTTTCCAAAAATTGACTGTCTTATAGGCTTAGGTGGTTAGATGAAAAGTTTGAGCTTTTAGAGGGTAAGCAAGACAAATGTTCCATGACCTTAGATCACTATTATTTTTTACAGTGAACATTATAGATTTGTATATTGTGTTCTTGAATCAATTATGAAATCATGACCCCAGTTTCAATGGTAATTTTGTCCATAGCCCTTGGTTAATTGGGTTTTTTACAAACATTATGTGGATTGATGGTGTGTTCTCTGCACTGAGATTGTGATATGTTATTTTCGAAAGACTGAGGCTATCCTTTATGGTTGGTTTGTGTTTTCCTGTGAATTGAGTGGATTACGTAGGTTTTTTCATTAGTACTTACTGCTGCCTGCATGTATCTGTTGTACATTGTACAAAAGTTTTTGTGAGGCTTGATTGTTTGCCTAGACAGGCATTATTACGATGTATTAGGGATGATGACAGCCTAATTTTTCGTTTGACAAATGTTTAATCTGTAAGCATTTAAGTGATTGTTTATGCAACAAGTCATATGCTTTTTCCTTTGGAAATGAGCAGTCCACCATTTGAAACCCCTCCATAAACAATAACCACTATGAATATCCCTTGAGAAGTTTTacatttacccaaaaaaaaaaaaaaacacaaaagcaaaagaaagaggagATGTTCCATGAACTATTGcctctgtttctttttctttgattcatTCTTCAATTGTTAAATGTCAACTGTTGCTATGTATTCATTTGTCTATGTTTCtattttgatggattttgaggTTTTCTAGGCAGATTAGAGTCTTATTGATTCTTAGTATATATGCTGAAGAATGCTTCTTCTGAAGTTCTTGTGTTGTGATATTATAATTCTATAcccattttttttgttgtggTTTACTTGACATTTCTTATTTGCTCACTCCAATACTTAAATTTCTATACTATATGCAGGTTATAAAGACAGCTAGAGCATCTAAGATATCCTTTTCCATTTCAAGCCTtttcaatttcaacatttattaAGGAATCCTCAATTTGTTGCTTTATTACTTCTTTTTTAAGGGATTCAGAATAACTCTTGGTCTCATTACTATCTGTAGAGTTCTGTTTTTTGTGAAActggtttttttgttttcatttgtaTGGCATCTTTAATTGAATTACACATGAAGTATAGAGAAATTCAACTAGCAAGAAAATAAGAGGTTTTTAGAAAATGTCAAAAATGGgtcaaattttggaaaattataTATGTGATGAATATCATTTTTAAGTTGTTAAGCTTAAAACGACTTATAAATCTCAACTTATTCAACCTTTGTTGTAAATCTCACTCACTCTTAAAATATGTATTTGCTAAGTTATCTACATTTGCAAAACACAGCTTTGTCCTATGTTTAGAATTCTTTTTCTGCAAGAGAACACACCATCTCACTCACAGCTTTGTCCTATGTTTAGTATTACAAACACATCAAGACAAACTGCAAATGAAACTTCGAAAACAAATTGACTTGAATTTTATCCTATCTTTAGAATTCTTTTTCTGTGGTTCATATGCTCAGCAATTAAATGCTTG
Coding sequences within it:
- the LOC113722453 gene encoding uncharacterized protein — encoded protein: MPIFYFLSSSLISLFTSSSFQSSSNFSHLLPLFFSLVFFFWFLILTKSNNKKKLQYYRSPPASRGLRFRPSMTSFMRPMFSTETPSISYSGLQYGGAFSLFSCSSSKLQCLHQALQSNTLQNSC